One window of the Thermoplasmata archaeon genome contains the following:
- a CDS encoding signal recognition particle subunit SRP19/SEC65 family protein: MLREKKGFVVIYPEYLDATLSRKEGRKLKKEFCIQNPTLDNLVHALKKLHLDYEIEKDKHYPPDAYRKRGRVLVKKTGSKLETLEKIAKVLRS, translated from the coding sequence ATGCTCAGGGAAAAGAAAGGATTTGTAGTAATCTACCCTGAGTACCTGGATGCGACGCTCAGCAGGAAGGAAGGAAGAAAACTCAAAAAAGAATTTTGCATCCAAAATCCAACCTTAGATAATCTTGTACATGCCCTCAAAAAGCTTCATCTGGATTATGAGATAGAGAAAGACAAACATTATCCACCTGATGCTTATCGTAAGCGTGGCAGGGTGCTCGTAAAAAAAACAGGGAGCAAACTTGAAACCCTAGAAAAAATTGCAAAGGTGCTGAGGAGTTGA
- a CDS encoding ATP/GTP-binding protein, with amino-acid sequence MYTFFFVGTAGAGKSSLVAAFQQWMDIHKYDSIIVNLDPGAEVLKYNPDIDIREWISIEEIMREHELGPNGAQIVAADLLAMNVPEVRNYIEKYGADYVLVDTPGQIELFAFREASKHVADGLSSGHSILVYLLEPTLAKTPTGLVSLLMLGATIQYRFKYPLVNVLSKCDLLTTEEIEKVVSWCEEPYRLYESISRDSRVDEIPVTTEFFKGLENLGVFSKIIPTSSIDLTGMEDVFNTLQQSYMGGEDFE; translated from the coding sequence ATGTACACCTTTTTCTTTGTTGGAACAGCAGGAGCTGGTAAATCCTCACTAGTGGCAGCATTCCAGCAATGGATGGATATTCATAAATATGATTCAATCATTGTGAACCTTGACCCTGGTGCAGAAGTTTTGAAATATAATCCAGACATAGACATTCGGGAATGGATAAGTATCGAAGAAATAATGCGGGAACATGAACTGGGTCCAAATGGAGCCCAAATTGTAGCTGCAGACCTTCTCGCAATGAACGTACCAGAGGTAAGAAACTACATTGAAAAGTATGGTGCGGATTATGTGCTTGTTGACACGCCAGGACAAATAGAGCTTTTTGCGTTCAGAGAGGCGAGTAAACATGTGGCTGATGGATTATCGTCAGGACATTCCATACTTGTCTATCTCCTTGAACCAACACTTGCCAAAACCCCAACTGGGCTCGTTTCTCTGTTGATGCTTGGAGCCACTATTCAATACAGATTCAAATACCCACTGGTAAATGTGCTTAGCAAGTGTGACCTTCTAACCACGGAAGAGATTGAAAAAGTGGTCTCTTGGTGTGAGGAACCCTACAGATTGTATGAATCGATTAGCAGGGATTCAAGAGTGGACGAGATCCCCGTGACTACCGAATTCTTCAAAGGCCTTGAAAACCTTGGTGTGTTCTCAAAAATTATTCCTACCTCTAGTATTGACTTGACTGGAATGGAGGATGTTTTCAATACCCTTCAGCAATCCTACATGGGCGGAGAGGACTTTGAATGA
- a CDS encoding 30S ribosomal protein S8e → MAIWQGLPKRRKTGARIRYARKKRKFEISRERQYAIVGVHKVKFYRTRGANRKIRLLGVAFANVVNPETKEIKKVKVLGVIENPSNPHYVQRNIVTKGAKIQTELGPAKVVSRPGQHGVVNAILVK, encoded by the coding sequence ATGGCGATATGGCAAGGTTTACCAAAACGAAGAAAAACAGGTGCGAGAATTAGGTATGCGAGAAAGAAAAGGAAGTTTGAAATTTCCAGAGAGAGGCAGTATGCCATTGTGGGAGTACACAAAGTCAAATTTTATAGAACCAGGGGTGCGAATCGCAAGATTAGGTTGTTGGGCGTCGCGTTCGCAAATGTGGTCAATCCCGAGACAAAGGAAATAAAAAAGGTAAAGGTGCTCGGAGTGATTGAGAATCCTTCGAATCCACACTATGTGCAACGAAACATTGTCACTAAGGGCGCTAAAATTCAGACAGAACTCGGACCTGCCAAGGTTGTTTCTAGACCAGGACAACATGGTGTTGTGAACGCAATCCTCGTCAAATGA
- a CDS encoding Rab family GTPase: MREIKKIALLGEGAVGKTALIQRFVYNTFNETYIQTIGARISKKSVMVGEDEIILIIWDILGQRYHDELHKGHYSGTEGALFVFDITRRETFEKLESWISSLNNAVGKVPAILLANKSDLPSWQVSLEEIENFATTKGMPYFITSAKTGVNVNEAFTRMGELLLRR, translated from the coding sequence ATGAGAGAGATCAAAAAAATAGCGCTGCTTGGAGAAGGTGCAGTGGGCAAAACAGCTTTAATCCAAAGATTTGTATATAATACCTTTAACGAAACCTACATCCAGACAATTGGTGCAAGGATATCTAAGAAATCGGTTATGGTCGGAGAGGATGAAATAATTTTAATAATCTGGGACATCTTAGGACAGCGGTATCACGACGAACTCCACAAAGGACACTATTCAGGCACCGAAGGAGCATTGTTCGTATTTGATATCACACGCAGAGAAACATTTGAAAAACTGGAATCCTGGATTTCATCGCTGAACAATGCTGTCGGAAAGGTTCCAGCTATTCTTCTAGCTAACAAGTCAGACCTTCCCAGCTGGCAGGTGAGTCTGGAGGAAATAGAAAATTTTGCAACCACTAAAGGAATGCCATATTTTATCACAAGTGCAAAAACCGGTGTGAACGTTAATGAAGCATTTACACGAATGGGTGAACTCCTGTTGAGGAGGTAG